From a single Leptidea sinapis chromosome 1, ilLepSina1.1, whole genome shotgun sequence genomic region:
- the LOC126967847 gene encoding beta-1,3-glucan-binding protein-like, producing the protein MRRLQSESVTCSDGRAMVGPLLACALLLCAGLVRGYQVPSATLEAIYPRGLRVSVPDDGFTLFAFHGKLNEEMDGLEGGTWSRDINAPHNGRWTFEDDNAELKIGDKIYFWTYVIKNGLGYRQDDGEWTVDGYVDKAGDPVILAGTTTTTNADPSIVPSVDPSIDPYTTASVDPSTDPNTTASVDPSTDPNTTTSVDPSTDPITAPGVSPNSELSSETTTDSPAVSASTVPLSAVEPEADEYQFPCKVSATQVTSAGFVCRGQLLFEDTFDGDLDKGKIWTPEIKMPCAPEFPFNVYLYDKNIETRDGKLVIEPELLETKYGDGFLWETLDLTLKCTGKVGTKECYREASGPEILPPVITGKITSKRRFSFKYGRVEVVAKMPLGDWLVPEIQLEPARHEYGSSRYASGLLQIALVKGNAEFAKKLYAGPIMSDSEPFRSKYLKEKIGLENWNNGYHNYTLLWKPDSIQMFVDGEKYGEVDAGEGFYEEGQRCHVRAAPRWLKGTAMAPFDELFYISLGLSVGGVHEFPDAARKPWHNRGSKAMLQFWEARDQWYPTWFPDTSALRIDSVRVFAL; encoded by the exons ATGCGGCGTCTTCAGTCGGAGAGCGTCACGTGCTCGGACGGTCGTGCGATGGTCGGACCGCTGCTGGCGTGTGCGCTGCTGCTATGTGCGGGACTGGTGCGAGGGTACCAGGTACCTTCCGCCACGTTGGAGGCGATATACCCGCGCGGCCTACGAGTCTCCGTGCCGG ACGATGGCTTCACGCTATTCGCGTTCCACGGAAAACTGAACGAGGAGATGGATGGTCTCGAAGGCGGCACCTGGTCCCGAGACATCAACGCGCCTCACAACGGACGATGGACCTTCGAAGATGACAACGCAGAGCTCAAGATTGGAGACAAAATATACTTTTGGACCTACGTCATTAAAAATGGCTTGGGATATCGGCAAGATGATGGGGAGTGGACTGTTGATG GGTACGTCGATAAGGCCGGTGATCCGGTAATATTGGCTGGAACTACGACTACAACTAACGCAGATCCGAGTATAGTTCCAAGTGTAGATCCGAGTATAGATCCTTACACAACGGCGAGTGTAGATCCGAGTACAGATCCTAACACAACGGCGAGTGTAGATCCGAGTACAGATCCTAACACAACGACGAGTGTAGATCCCAGTACAGATCCGATCACAGCTCCTGGTGTAAGCCCCAATTCCGAGTTGAGTTCTGAGACAACAACAGATTCACCAGCTGTGTCAGCGAGCACAGTGCCGCTGTCCGCTGTTGAGCCCGAAGCTGATGAGTACCAATTCCCGTGTAAAGTGTCTGCCACGCAGGTGACGTCAGCTGGGTTTGTATGTCGGGGACAGCTGCTGTTCGAAGACACGTTCGACGGAGACCTCGACAAGGGCAAAATCTGGACACCGGAAATAAAGATGCCTTGCGCACCG GAATTTCCATTTAATGTATACTTGTACGACAAGAACATTGAAACCAGAGATGGCAAGTTGGTGATCGAGCCGGAGCTCCTCGAGACCAAGTACGGAGACGGCTTTCTGTGGGAGACGCTGGACCTCACGCTCAA ATGCACCGGTAAGGTGGGCACGAAGGAGTGTTACCGCGAGGCATCTGGACCAGAGATACTGCCTCCTGTCATCACCGGCAAGATAACCAGCAAAAGGAGGTTTAGCTTCAAGTACGGCAGAGTTGAGGTGGTGGCCAAGATGCCGCTCGGTGACTGGCTTGTACCAG agaTCCAGCTGGAGCCGGCCCGGCACGAGTACGGCTCGTCGCGGTACGCGTCCGGTCTGCTCCAGATCGCGTTGGTCAAGGGCAACGCAGAGTTCGCCAAGAAGTTGTACGCGGGCCCCATCATGTCGGACAGCGAGCCCTTCAG AAGCAAGTacttaaaagaaaaaattgGTCTCGAGAACTGGAACAACGGGTATCACAACTACACTCTGTTATGGAAACCAG ATTCAATCCAAATGTTCGTCGATGGAGAGAAATACGGCGAGGTGGACGCGGGCGAGGGCTTCTACGAGGAGGGCCAGCGGTGTCACGTGAGGGCTGCCCCGCGCTGGCTCAAGGGCACCGCAATGGCGCCGTTCGATGAGCTG TTCTACATTTCTCTGGGTCTGAGCGTGGGTGGGGTCCACGAGTTCCCGGACGCGGCCCGCAAGCCCTGGCACAACCGCGGCTCCAAGGCGATGCTGCAGTTCTGGGAGGCACGCGACCAGTGGTACCCCACCTGGTTCCCCGATACCAGCGCGCTGAGAATCGATTCCGTCAGGGTGTTCGCCCTTTGA
- the LOC126967857 gene encoding beta-1,3-glucan-binding protein-like isoform X2, protein MNGRARVSLLCLCVCDVILFSDRAQAQVYDYNVTIEAFTPRGFRISIPDDSRIKFFYIEYLLYKSNQFVNSSRQFVTEAKDGHRAVEDRNVTLSVGDVVRWTSFVALEWGDITPADQYGLNLEYHTSGVAKPYHNSIIREVVTRKNLVSPRTSNIIRTQVNNKEVAPNQVIFKDEFEGRALRRDLWHVAHYVPVDHPVGTPIRVVPGRPLQPNGAGRTRSAAHPPTVAAEPALLQQRVSLLRHFGPEEQVHGFHVLGGRRRVADPAPRGQRPHSFPIRVPIRDRRDPRQAASRRLDLPRTSLRTKIYEVWQPELLLRCDQNCDGQGKRTPE, encoded by the exons ATGAACGGTCGTGCACGCGTCTCTCTGCTGTGTTTGTGTGTCTGTGACGTCATCTTGTTCAGTGATCGTGCGCAGGCGCAGGTCTACGACTACAATGTCACCATCGAAGCTTTCACACCGCGAGGCTTCAGGATCTCAATACCAG ATGATTCGCGGATCAAATTCTTTTACATCGAGTACTTGTTGTACAAATCGAATCAATTTGTGAATTCGTCGCGGCAGTTTGTGACTGAGGCGAAAGACGGGCACCGCGCGGTCGAGGACCGGAACGTGACGCTCTCCGTGGGGGACGTGGTGCGCTGGACCAGCTTTGTGGCGCTAGAGTGGGGGGACATAACCCCCGCGGACCAGTACGGACTGAACCTTGAGTACCACACGAGCGGGGTGGCTAAGCCGTACCACAACTCTATAATACGCG AAGTTGTCACTCGAAAGAATCTGGTCAGTCCGAGAACGTCCAACATAATTCGAACGCAAGTAAACAATAAGGAGGTTGCACCGAACCAAGTCATATTCAAGGACGAGTTCGAGGGTCGCGCGCTCCGGCGGGATCTGTGGCACGTGGCGCACTACGTCCCAGTCGACCACCCCGTAG GAACACCCATTCGTGTCGTACCAGGACGACCTCTACAACCCAACGGTGCTGGTAGAACGAGGAGCGCTGCACATCCGCCCACTGTTGCAGCAGAACCTGCCCTTCTTCAACAACGAGTCTCTCTACTCCGGCACTTTGGACCTGAGGAACAG GTGCACGGGTTCCATGTGCTGGGTGGAAGGCGCAGGGTCGCTGATCCTGCCCCCCGTGGTCAGCGGCCGCATTCGTTCCCGATTCGCGTTCCAATACGGGACCGTCGAGATCCGCGCCAAGCTGCCTCGCGGCGACTGGATCTACCCAG AACTTCTCTTAGAACCAAAATATACGAAGTATGGCAGCCAGAGCTACTCCTCCGGTGTGATCAAAATTGCGATGGCCAGGGGAAACGTACACCTGAGTGA